TCGCCGCCTCGACTTTTTATGGACCCTGACGGCCTGACAGTTTTCGCCGTCACAACAGGCTTAAAGCGTACATGGCTAACACCAGCTCCGCCCGTAAAGCCGCGCGCAAGATCGCGCGCCGCACCGAAGTCAACAAAGCGCGCCGCTCGCGCATGCGCAGCGCGGTCCGCAAAGTCGAAGAGGCGATCGCCTCCGGCGATCGCAACAAGGCGCTTGAAGCGATGAAGGGCGCGGAGCCCGCGCTGA
The Rhodoplanes sp. Z2-YC6860 genome window above contains:
- the rpsT gene encoding 30S ribosomal protein S20 encodes the protein MANTSSARKAARKIARRTEVNKARRSRMRSAVRKVEEAIASGDRNKALEAMKGAEPALIRAAQQGQLHRNSASRKVSRLTKQITKLGK